One Proteinivorax tanatarense DNA segment encodes these proteins:
- a CDS encoding Fic/DOC family protein, which produces MGKISEKHLDYSLQCSRATLEMEELYPSKENDEVCYKIAAGDLNQQQAIDGIVNSMKLDKSQGVEQEVSSYSKYCYEGSLVLINNFNIRSKDKLLKAEGELARIREFALKLAPKPGQFDLPHLQEIHKFLFQDIYPFAGKLRQENISKGNSIFLPVEQFQNGIPYFFQYLNKRIAKPDGLKLDDLAAKLAYYMSELNFIHPFREGNGRTQREFIRCLALKYGYTINWASVGKLKLKEATIKAFDDPNDLLDLAGCIKEGINIYSFL; this is translated from the coding sequence ATGGGGAAGATATCGGAAAAGCACCTAGACTATTCTTTACAATGTAGCAGAGCTACTTTGGAGATGGAGGAGTTATATCCATCTAAAGAAAATGATGAGGTATGCTATAAGATAGCAGCTGGGGATTTGAATCAGCAACAAGCTATTGATGGGATAGTTAATTCTATGAAATTAGATAAAAGTCAAGGGGTTGAGCAGGAAGTTAGTTCATATTCTAAGTACTGCTATGAAGGATCTTTGGTGCTAATTAACAACTTCAATATTCGCAGTAAAGATAAGCTACTAAAGGCCGAGGGTGAGTTAGCTAGAATACGAGAGTTTGCTTTAAAGCTGGCTCCAAAACCTGGTCAGTTTGACCTTCCACATTTACAAGAAATTCACAAGTTTTTGTTTCAGGATATCTACCCTTTTGCCGGAAAGTTGAGGCAGGAGAATATAAGCAAAGGCAACTCTATATTCCTTCCAGTAGAACAGTTTCAAAATGGGATTCCTTACTTTTTTCAATACCTTAACAAAAGAATTGCCAAACCTGATGGCCTTAAATTAGATGACCTTGCAGCAAAGCTTGCGTACTATATGTCGGAGCTAAACTTTATACACCCCTTTAGAGAGGGCAACGGCCGCACGCAACGAGAATTCATTCGCTGCCTAGCTCTCAAATACGGCTACACAATAAATTGGGCTAGCGTTGGCAAACTCAAATTAAAAGAAGCGACGATAAAAGCTTTTGATGACCCTAATGATCTACTGGATTTAGCTGGGTGTATTAAAGAAGGGATTAATATTTACTCCTTTTTGTAG
- a CDS encoding GNAT family N-acetyltransferase, translating to MKTKDIVTERMILKSMTLDDCDFAASLWGDPETGKYLNNPPYKNGDELRELISDIDDWQEEYPFIAYDKVTNKPIGTCSIATEGPEGEWGVDMML from the coding sequence ATGAAAACCAAGGATATAGTAACAGAAAGAATGATACTTAAGAGTATGACTTTAGACGATTGTGATTTTGCGGCTAGCTTATGGGGGGATCCTGAGACTGGGAAATACTTGAATAATCCACCATATAAAAATGGTGATGAACTTAGAGAACTAATCTCTGATATTGATGATTGGCAAGAAGAATATCCCTTTATAGCATATGATAAGGTGACAAATAAACCCATAGGAACTTGTAGTATAGCAACAGAGGGGCCAGAAGGAGAATGGGGGGTGGATATGATGTTGTAA
- a CDS encoding GNAT family N-acetyltransferase, with the protein MGGGYDVVKGLWGNGYATEMAKAMIKFAYSLGVRDFYCTVATDNIASCRIMEKCGLKPDITSSFKNHPKSRCHQGVFCYCTK; encoded by the coding sequence ATGGGGGGTGGATATGATGTTGTAAAAGGACTATGGGGGAATGGATATGCGACTGAAATGGCAAAAGCAATGATTAAATTTGCCTACTCACTGGGGGTGCGAGATTTTTATTGTACTGTTGCTACAGATAATATAGCATCTTGCCGTATAATGGAGAAATGTGGACTTAAGCCAGATATAACTAGTAGTTTTAAAAACCATCCCAAAAGCAGATGTCACCAAGGAGTTTTTTGCTACTGTACAAAATAA
- a CDS encoding xanthine phosphoribosyltransferase: protein MDILKNKILEEGRVLDGNILKVDSFLNHQLDVNLLNEIGREFKRIFAKDEITRILTAEVSGIAIAAITAQYFNVPVVFAKKTESKNLDEETFEGNVYSYTKGKQYKIRVSKRYMSKDDKVLIIDDFLVNGQALLGLKEIVDEAQATLVGAGVVIEKGFQKGGELARDNKINVKSLVTIDSLF from the coding sequence ATGGATATTTTAAAAAACAAAATTTTAGAAGAAGGCAGAGTGTTAGATGGAAATATTTTAAAGGTTGATAGCTTTCTAAATCATCAGCTAGACGTTAACTTATTAAATGAAATAGGAAGAGAGTTTAAAAGAATTTTCGCTAAGGATGAAATAACTAGGATACTGACGGCAGAGGTTTCAGGTATTGCTATAGCTGCAATTACTGCTCAGTATTTCAATGTTCCTGTGGTATTTGCTAAAAAAACAGAATCTAAAAATTTAGATGAGGAAACCTTTGAAGGCAATGTCTACTCATACACAAAGGGTAAGCAATACAAGATCCGTGTATCAAAGAGATATATGAGTAAAGATGATAAAGTTTTAATAATCGACGATTTCTTGGTCAATGGACAGGCTCTTTTAGGTCTTAAAGAAATAGTGGATGAAGCTCAGGCTACATTGGTAGGTGCAGGGGTTGTAATAGAGAAGGGTTTCCAAAAAGGGGGGGAACTTGCGAGGGATAATAAAATTAATGTTAAGTCACTTGTAACCATTGATTCTTTGTTTTAA
- a CDS encoding HAD family hydrolase translates to MIVLYKIDGVFFDFDNTIVDYRKADKKALNSVVDILKRDIDADEFIEVSGEKIMEFHGLVDKGAENPINMHKYRLQHTLQHFSLKWEDRYLYTYLNQYIESTVCYPNVDDVLKLLYGNVRLGIVTNAYDSKEQRQRIRQTGLEEYFDDIVVCSDIGAYKPSKEAFLHLVSKYNFDPLSCLYIGDSEKYDIKGAKNAGLKTIKILHGRPQNNSTADFICEDFEELLGLLKVLVAGLEYCNYHRKS, encoded by the coding sequence ATGATTGTTTTGTATAAAATTGACGGGGTTTTTTTTGACTTTGATAATACTATAGTAGATTACAGAAAAGCTGATAAAAAGGCTTTAAATTCTGTAGTAGATATATTAAAAAGGGATATCGATGCTGATGAGTTTATAGAAGTTTCTGGTGAAAAAATAATGGAATTTCATGGCTTAGTAGATAAAGGGGCTGAAAACCCTATTAACATGCATAAATATAGGCTGCAACACACGTTGCAGCATTTCTCTTTAAAATGGGAGGACCGGTATTTATATACTTACTTAAACCAATATATAGAATCAACTGTGTGCTATCCGAATGTAGATGATGTACTAAAACTTTTATATGGAAATGTTAGGCTAGGAATTGTAACAAATGCTTATGACTCAAAAGAACAGAGACAAAGGATTCGACAAACTGGTTTAGAAGAATACTTTGATGATATAGTTGTATGCTCGGATATAGGTGCTTACAAACCCTCAAAAGAAGCTTTTTTACACTTAGTAAGCAAATATAATTTTGATCCACTATCTTGTCTATATATAGGTGATTCTGAAAAATATGATATAAAAGGGGCAAAGAATGCTGGTTTAAAAACGATAAAAATACTTCATGGTAGGCCCCAAAATAATTCAACAGCAGACTTTATTTGTGAAGATTTCGAGGAATTACTAGGTCTGTTAAAAGTATTAGTGGCAGGCCTGGAATATTGCAATTATCATCGCAAAAGTTAA
- a CDS encoding MerR family transcriptional regulator produces the protein MLIGEVSQRYRINIETLRYYERLGLVVPGRVGNRRHYTEKDIDDLIFVLRMKEMMFSLSEIKKIMAIDKKIDKVIITQHIDKDEIDKLQKEVAKKYNDILKKEKELAKVKGHLNKLFCKIEEFKKGEES, from the coding sequence ATGTTAATTGGTGAAGTGTCTCAAAGGTATAGAATTAATATTGAAACTTTGAGGTATTACGAAAGGCTGGGGTTAGTTGTCCCTGGGAGAGTCGGTAATAGAAGACATTATACCGAAAAGGATATTGACGATTTGATCTTTGTTCTGCGTATGAAAGAGATGATGTTTTCACTGTCTGAGATTAAAAAGATTATGGCTATAGACAAAAAAATAGATAAAGTAATCATTACACAGCATATAGATAAGGATGAAATTGATAAATTACAAAAGGAAGTTGCTAAAAAGTATAACGATATATTAAAAAAAGAAAAGGAGTTAGCAAAAGTTAAGGGGCATTTAAACAAGTTGTTTTGCAAAATTGAAGAATTTAAAAAAGGGGAGGAGTCATAA
- a CDS encoding aldo/keto reductase codes for MLRKELAKLPFSSIGFGCYGLGGAYGNKINEKQGIDLIQTAFDQGIKVFDTASSYEGTEEILGKAIAPFRHEVVVASKVGLVAGNIPDLSKSNVIASCKESLKKLGTDYLDIYQIHYDDPKTTVEETVEGLESLKEAGFIRSYGIGHLAKGRMLEYLKIGDVSTVLSEISVINNSSYTQLYPLHKKYGFDIMGFSVTGRGILSGEINHATKFLPGDIRAIDPQFKRSKLKSALRRYKKLKEISGDCGVTPVQLAICWVMQKEGIEVALIGPTKKEHLLENSRAAKCSIKKDIIDEIDSFIRKEGEWLKVAISEEVSNILDNQLNKDIVTAIKDLIYVLEHCLENNLMEHKRGAALYKQIIAVQKSDKSLNQIQKIKEEIKSSI; via the coding sequence ATGCTTAGAAAAGAGCTGGCGAAACTACCTTTTTCTTCTATAGGGTTTGGGTGCTATGGATTGGGTGGAGCTTACGGGAATAAGATTAATGAAAAACAAGGTATAGACTTAATTCAAACGGCGTTTGATCAGGGGATAAAGGTATTTGATACCGCCAGTAGTTATGAGGGTACTGAAGAAATATTAGGAAAAGCTATTGCACCTTTTAGACACGAGGTTGTAGTAGCATCTAAGGTTGGTCTTGTAGCAGGCAATATACCAGACCTATCCAAGAGCAATGTTATTGCGTCATGCAAGGAGAGTCTAAAAAAGCTTGGCACAGATTATTTAGATATTTATCAAATCCATTATGATGATCCAAAGACAACGGTTGAAGAGACAGTGGAGGGTTTGGAAAGTCTTAAAGAAGCTGGGTTTATAAGAAGCTACGGTATAGGTCATTTAGCTAAAGGAAGGATGTTAGAATATTTAAAGATAGGGGATGTATCTACTGTTTTATCAGAAATTAGTGTAATTAATAACTCTAGTTATACGCAGTTGTATCCACTTCATAAAAAGTATGGCTTTGACATAATGGGTTTTAGTGTAACTGGAAGAGGGATCCTATCGGGGGAAATAAATCATGCTACTAAATTTTTACCCGGTGATATTAGGGCAATCGATCCACAGTTTAAAAGATCTAAGCTTAAGTCAGCTTTACGAAGGTATAAAAAGCTAAAAGAGATTAGCGGAGATTGTGGGGTTACGCCGGTCCAGTTAGCCATTTGTTGGGTAATGCAAAAGGAGGGCATAGAAGTAGCGTTGATAGGGCCAACAAAGAAAGAGCATCTTTTAGAAAATAGCAGGGCAGCAAAATGCAGTATAAAAAAAGATATTATAGATGAAATTGATAGTTTTATAAGAAAGGAAGGTGAATGGCTAAAGGTAGCTATATCTGAAGAGGTGTCTAACATATTAGATAATCAACTGAATAAAGACATTGTCACCGCAATTAAAGATTTAATATATGTGCTAGAGCATTGTCTGGAGAACAACTTGATGGAGCACAAAAGAGGGGCAGCTTTATATAAGCAAATAATAGCAGTACAAAAAAGTGATAAATCTTTAAATCAGATACAGAAAATAAAAGAGGAAATAAAGAGCAGCATTTAA
- a CDS encoding type 1 glutamine amidotransferase domain-containing protein, whose translation MSKKVALLLEDLYNEQEFWYPYYRMIEAGYEVTVIGTGRKSSYEGKSGLSAKEDVAAKDVDPKDFDAVIVPGGFAPDYMRRDNDMVNLVKVISDQGGVVAAICHALWVLASADILKGKKATAAASIKVDVINAGGTFLDEVVVVDGNLVTSRKPDDLPAFCKEIIGKLEE comes from the coding sequence ATGTCAAAAAAAGTGGCTTTGCTTTTAGAAGACTTGTACAATGAGCAAGAATTTTGGTATCCATACTATCGTATGATTGAGGCGGGGTATGAAGTGACAGTCATAGGGACCGGTAGAAAAAGTTCATATGAAGGAAAGTCTGGCCTTTCTGCAAAAGAAGATGTAGCTGCTAAAGATGTTGATCCAAAGGATTTTGATGCAGTTATTGTTCCCGGTGGTTTTGCACCTGACTACATGCGCAGAGATAATGATATGGTGAATTTAGTTAAAGTTATATCAGACCAAGGAGGAGTTGTGGCAGCTATTTGCCATGCTTTATGGGTGCTAGCAAGTGCAGATATATTAAAAGGCAAAAAAGCTACCGCTGCGGCTTCAATTAAAGTTGATGTTATTAACGCTGGAGGGACATTTTTAGATGAGGTAGTAGTTGTAGATGGTAATTTAGTTACATCAAGAAAGCCAGATGATCTGCCGGCATTTTGCAAAGAAATTATTGGAAAATTAGAAGAGTAA
- a CDS encoding DeoR/GlpR family DNA-binding transcription regulator, producing MLPAERRKEIIEVLKREEKIVVDEVAEKLNVSPMTIRRDLQQLEKEEVLTRTHGGAVLGEKLTQEIPYNEKKQENTEAKGKIADQAAALIEDGYTIILDAGTTNMAIAKRLDKFKNIKVVTNDLLIASYLSQQEVDVYCSGGEIQKNTGACFGSSALKFFSEVYADITFVGTSAVDVVAGITTPTLDKAELKKKMLSAGEKKVLVADSSKFGKKSFAKVVDLRDLDVVITDSDLPKNLIDTLSSEQESIKATIV from the coding sequence ATGTTGCCAGCAGAGCGACGCAAAGAAATCATTGAAGTGCTTAAAAGAGAAGAAAAGATAGTAGTTGATGAGGTGGCGGAAAAACTCAATGTATCACCTATGACTATAAGAAGGGATTTGCAACAGCTTGAAAAAGAGGAGGTTCTAACAAGAACCCACGGTGGAGCTGTTTTAGGTGAAAAGCTAACTCAAGAAATTCCTTACAATGAAAAAAAACAGGAAAACACAGAAGCTAAGGGAAAAATAGCAGATCAAGCTGCAGCTTTAATAGAGGATGGATATACCATAATTTTAGATGCAGGGACTACTAATATGGCCATTGCAAAAAGACTGGATAAGTTTAAAAATATAAAAGTTGTTACAAATGACCTGTTAATTGCCTCTTATCTTTCCCAACAAGAAGTTGACGTTTATTGTAGTGGTGGGGAGATACAAAAAAACACCGGTGCATGTTTTGGTTCGTCGGCGTTAAAGTTTTTTAGTGAGGTATATGCCGACATAACTTTTGTAGGAACTTCTGCAGTTGATGTTGTAGCTGGGATAACAACTCCAACCTTAGATAAGGCTGAATTGAAGAAGAAAATGCTTTCAGCAGGGGAGAAAAAGGTGTTAGTGGCTGATAGCTCAAAGTTTGGCAAAAAAAGCTTTGCTAAAGTAGTAGATTTAAGGGATTTAGATGTAGTAATAACCGATTCTGACCTTCCAAAAAACTTGATAGACACTCTAAGCTCAGAACAAGAATCAATTAAAGCTACAATTGTTTAA